One stretch of Caldinitratiruptor microaerophilus DNA includes these proteins:
- a CDS encoding ubiquitin-like small modifier protein 1, with translation MEVRLYASLRDVAGTRVVTVPAKPGETVGEVLGRVFARHPALRPLVLSPDGSGLLPHVLVFLSGRSIRELQGLDTPVGEDDELALFPPVGGGRG, from the coding sequence ATGGAAGTCCGGCTGTACGCGAGTCTTCGCGACGTCGCGGGCACGCGGGTGGTAACCGTCCCGGCGAAACCGGGTGAGACCGTGGGCGAGGTGCTGGGCCGGGTCTTCGCCCGGCACCCCGCCCTGCGGCCCCTGGTCCTGTCGCCGGACGGCTCCGGCCTCCTCCCCCACGTGCTCGTGTTCCTCAGCGGCCGCTCGATCCGCGAGCTGCAGGGGCTCGACACCCCGGTGGGCGAGGACGACGAGCTCGCGCTCTTCCCACCCGTCGGCGGCGGCCGAGGTTGA
- a CDS encoding aldehyde ferredoxin oxidoreductase family protein, with translation MNIGGYHNKVAWVDLDTGTIRYEGIREEDARKYIGGRGLGVKYVYDNGPGVEPLSPRNILCVMTGPLTGTPVNMSGRLAVVTRSPLTGTVTDSHMGGYTAAKLRWAGFDGLVFRGKAARPTYVLVKDGMVSLHAAGDFWGHGVYETIAGLRELYGDDASVMAIGPAGENGVRFAAILNEDNRASGRGGTGAVMGSKNLKAIVIVGDKNNAPKPAVADGVFRSARKDALHAILEGAVTGPHKGGLSVYGTNVLTNVLNQLGAFPTRNAQSTHFEGAEAISGEAVKEHILVSDPTCHACPVACKKEVEVREGRWKVRVESFEYESAWALGAQVGNANREALAYMIDRCNDLGLDTIEMGNALAVAMEAHQKGLLAEKVEWGDAEKMVELIQATAYRRGLGDALAEGAAGAAKRLGDPDMAMSVKGQGIPAYDPRGVKGMGVSYATSNRGACHLRGYTVAAEVLGIPEPVDRLAVEGKGKLAKFFQDLFAFTDSLDICKFSSFSLTPAQYAALYHAMTGIPMTAEDVLRTGERIYNLERYYNNLNGFDGKDDTLPKRLLSEPATGASAGQVTELDVMLREYYEARGWENGVVPEKKLRELEIV, from the coding sequence GTGAACATCGGCGGGTACCACAACAAGGTGGCGTGGGTTGACCTGGACACGGGCACCATCCGGTACGAAGGGATCCGTGAGGAGGACGCCCGCAAGTACATCGGCGGCCGGGGCCTGGGCGTCAAGTACGTCTACGACAACGGCCCCGGGGTCGAACCCCTGTCCCCCCGCAACATCCTCTGTGTCATGACCGGACCGCTGACCGGAACCCCGGTCAACATGTCCGGCCGGCTCGCCGTGGTCACCCGTTCCCCGTTGACCGGCACCGTGACGGACTCCCACATGGGCGGTTACACCGCCGCCAAGCTCCGCTGGGCAGGCTTCGACGGCCTGGTGTTCCGCGGGAAGGCGGCGAGACCCACCTACGTGCTCGTCAAGGACGGGATGGTGTCCCTGCACGCTGCCGGCGACTTCTGGGGCCACGGCGTGTACGAGACCATCGCCGGGCTGCGGGAGCTGTACGGGGACGACGCCTCGGTGATGGCCATCGGCCCGGCCGGCGAGAACGGGGTGCGCTTCGCCGCCATCCTCAACGAGGACAACCGGGCCTCGGGCCGCGGCGGCACCGGCGCCGTCATGGGGTCCAAGAACCTGAAGGCCATCGTGATCGTCGGGGACAAGAACAACGCGCCGAAGCCCGCCGTGGCCGACGGCGTGTTCCGTTCTGCCCGCAAGGACGCCCTCCACGCCATCCTGGAAGGGGCAGTGACCGGCCCGCACAAGGGCGGACTGTCCGTGTACGGCACCAACGTTCTCACGAACGTGCTGAACCAGCTGGGCGCCTTCCCCACCCGCAACGCCCAGAGCACCCACTTCGAGGGCGCCGAGGCCATCAGCGGCGAGGCCGTGAAGGAGCACATCCTCGTGAGCGACCCCACCTGCCACGCCTGCCCGGTGGCCTGCAAGAAGGAGGTCGAGGTCCGGGAGGGCCGGTGGAAGGTCCGGGTGGAGAGCTTCGAGTACGAGAGCGCGTGGGCGCTCGGCGCGCAGGTCGGCAACGCGAACCGGGAAGCCCTGGCCTACATGATCGACCGCTGCAACGACCTGGGCCTCGACACGATCGAGATGGGCAACGCCCTCGCCGTGGCCATGGAGGCGCACCAGAAAGGGCTCCTGGCCGAGAAGGTCGAATGGGGCGACGCCGAGAAGATGGTCGAGCTCATCCAGGCGACCGCCTACCGGCGCGGGCTCGGCGACGCCCTGGCGGAGGGCGCGGCGGGCGCGGCGAAGCGGCTGGGCGACCCGGACATGGCGATGTCGGTGAAAGGTCAGGGCATCCCGGCCTACGATCCCCGCGGCGTCAAGGGCATGGGCGTGTCGTATGCCACCTCCAACCGGGGCGCCTGCCACCTCAGGGGCTACACCGTGGCCGCCGAGGTCCTGGGGATCCCCGAGCCGGTCGACCGCCTGGCGGTGGAGGGGAAGGGGAAGCTGGCGAAGTTCTTCCAGGACCTGTTCGCCTTCACCGACAGCCTCGACATCTGCAAGTTCTCCTCGTTCTCCCTGACCCCGGCCCAGTACGCGGCGCTGTATCACGCCATGACCGGCATCCCGATGACCGCCGAGGACGTGCTGCGCACCGGCGAGCGCATCTACAACCTGGAGCGGTACTACAACAACCTGAACGGCTTCGACGGCAAGGACGACACCCTGCCGAAGCGCCTCCTGAGCGAGCCGGCAACGGGCGCGAGCGCCGGTCAGGTGACGGAGCTGGACGTCATGCTCCGGGAGTACTACGAGGCCAGGGGCTGGGAGAACGGCGTCGTGCCGGAGAAGAAGCTGAGGGAACTGGAGATCGTCTGA
- the acnA gene encoding aconitate hydratase AcnA produces the protein MKVQYRDPFGAKAEFHTGWGRAVIYRLDRLEAAGLTRIDRLPFSIRVLLENLLRNLDGYLVTEDDVRAVAAWRPGPLPAREIPYMPARVVLQDFTGVPLVADLAAMRAATAKFGADPKRINPLIPADLVIDHSVQVDAFGAEWAYRFNVEKEYERNRERYAFLKWAQKAFENFRVVPPGTGIIHQVNLEYLARVVQLRERDGETLAFPDTVVGTDSHTTMVNGLGVLGWGVGGIEAEAVMLGQPYYMLIPEVIGVKLVGELPEGATATDLVLTVTQMLRKRGVVEKFVEFFGPGLANLSLADRATIANMAPEYGATMGFFPVDDATLEYLRGTGRDEGLVQLVERYCKEQGLFRTAGTPDPEYTDVLTLDMGTVEPSLAGPRRPQDRVPLVQVKASFRQALTEQFGKAPARPAGDGAVAVQEKVDLTHGSVVIAAITSCTNTSNPSVMIGAGLLAKKAVEAGLSVKPWVKTSLAPGSRVVTDYLQNSGLLPYLEQLRFHVVGYGCTTCIGNSGNLPEDVAQVVRENDLVVAAVLSGNRNFEGRINPLVKANYLASPMLVVAYALAGTVDIDLTTEPIGHTSEGKPVYLKDIWPSQQEIRETIARSLSPELFRGRYAEVFEGDENWRGLSVPEGDLYAWDPASTYLQEPPYFHDMPLEPQPVRDIRGARVLALLGDSITTDHISPAGSIPLDSPTARYLQEHGVDRADFNTYGSRRGNHEVMMRGTFGNIRLKNALAGGKEGGWTLHLPDGELLSIYDAAMRYQAEGTPLVVLAGKEYGTGSSRDWAAKGTYLLGVKAVIAESFERIHRSNLVGMGVLPLQFKEGQSWKSLGLTGRETLDIAGIAGELRPRQDVEVVARREDGGEVRFTVTLRLDSVVEIEYYRNGGILQTVLRRIVKGN, from the coding sequence ATGAAGGTGCAGTACCGGGATCCCTTCGGGGCGAAGGCGGAGTTCCACACGGGATGGGGCCGGGCGGTCATCTACCGCCTCGACCGCCTGGAGGCGGCGGGGCTCACCCGGATCGACCGGCTACCCTTCTCCATCCGGGTGCTCCTGGAGAACCTGCTGCGGAACCTGGACGGCTACCTGGTCACGGAAGACGACGTGCGCGCCGTGGCGGCCTGGCGCCCGGGTCCGCTGCCTGCCCGCGAGATCCCCTACATGCCGGCCCGGGTCGTGCTCCAGGACTTCACCGGCGTCCCCCTCGTGGCCGACCTCGCCGCCATGCGCGCGGCCACGGCGAAGTTCGGCGCCGACCCGAAGCGCATCAACCCGCTCATCCCTGCCGACCTGGTCATCGACCACTCGGTCCAGGTCGACGCCTTCGGCGCCGAGTGGGCCTACCGCTTCAACGTCGAGAAGGAGTACGAGCGGAACCGGGAGCGCTACGCCTTCCTCAAGTGGGCGCAGAAGGCGTTCGAGAACTTCCGGGTGGTCCCGCCGGGTACGGGCATCATCCACCAGGTGAACCTTGAGTACCTGGCCCGGGTGGTGCAGCTCCGCGAGCGCGACGGGGAGACCCTGGCCTTCCCGGACACGGTCGTCGGCACGGACTCGCACACGACGATGGTCAACGGGCTCGGGGTCCTCGGCTGGGGCGTCGGCGGGATCGAGGCGGAGGCCGTGATGCTCGGCCAGCCTTACTACATGCTCATCCCGGAGGTCATCGGGGTGAAGCTGGTGGGCGAGCTCCCCGAGGGCGCCACGGCCACCGACCTCGTCCTCACCGTGACCCAGATGCTCCGGAAGCGGGGCGTGGTCGAGAAGTTCGTCGAGTTCTTCGGCCCCGGCCTGGCGAACCTCAGCCTTGCCGACCGCGCGACGATCGCGAACATGGCCCCCGAGTACGGCGCGACCATGGGCTTCTTCCCCGTCGACGACGCCACCCTGGAGTACCTGCGCGGCACCGGCCGGGACGAGGGGCTGGTGCAGCTGGTGGAGCGCTACTGCAAGGAGCAGGGCCTCTTCCGGACGGCGGGCACCCCCGACCCCGAGTACACGGACGTCCTGACCCTCGACATGGGCACCGTCGAGCCGAGCCTCGCCGGGCCGCGGCGGCCGCAGGACCGGGTGCCCCTGGTCCAGGTGAAGGCGTCCTTCCGGCAGGCCCTCACCGAGCAGTTCGGCAAGGCGCCGGCCCGCCCCGCCGGCGACGGCGCGGTGGCCGTGCAGGAGAAGGTCGACCTCACCCACGGCTCGGTGGTCATCGCCGCGATCACGAGCTGCACGAACACGTCCAACCCCTCCGTGATGATCGGCGCCGGCCTGCTGGCCAAGAAGGCCGTCGAGGCAGGCCTGAGCGTGAAGCCCTGGGTGAAGACGAGCCTCGCCCCGGGCTCCCGGGTCGTCACGGACTACCTGCAGAACTCCGGCCTCCTGCCCTATCTCGAGCAGCTGCGCTTCCACGTGGTGGGGTACGGCTGCACGACCTGCATCGGCAACAGCGGCAACCTGCCGGAGGACGTCGCCCAGGTCGTCCGGGAGAACGACCTCGTCGTGGCGGCAGTCCTGAGCGGCAACCGCAACTTCGAGGGCCGCATCAACCCGCTCGTGAAGGCGAACTACCTCGCGTCGCCGATGCTGGTCGTGGCGTACGCGCTGGCCGGGACGGTGGACATCGACCTCACCACGGAGCCGATCGGCCACACGTCCGAAGGCAAGCCGGTCTACCTCAAGGACATCTGGCCGAGCCAGCAGGAGATCCGGGAGACCATCGCCCGCAGCCTGAGCCCCGAGCTCTTCCGGGGCCGCTACGCGGAGGTCTTCGAGGGCGACGAGAACTGGCGCGGCCTCTCGGTCCCGGAGGGCGACCTCTACGCCTGGGATCCCGCCTCGACCTACCTGCAGGAGCCGCCCTACTTCCACGACATGCCGCTCGAGCCGCAGCCCGTCCGGGACATCCGGGGTGCCCGGGTCCTGGCCCTGCTCGGCGACTCGATCACCACCGACCACATCTCCCCGGCGGGCTCCATCCCCCTCGACAGCCCCACCGCCCGCTACCTGCAGGAGCACGGGGTCGACCGGGCGGACTTCAACACCTACGGCTCCCGCCGCGGCAACCACGAGGTCATGATGCGGGGCACCTTCGGCAACATCCGGCTGAAGAACGCCCTGGCCGGCGGCAAGGAGGGCGGCTGGACCCTCCACCTGCCGGACGGCGAGCTCCTGTCGATCTACGACGCGGCCATGCGCTACCAGGCGGAGGGCACCCCGCTCGTGGTGCTGGCCGGCAAGGAGTACGGCACCGGCAGTTCCCGCGACTGGGCCGCCAAGGGCACGTACCTCCTCGGCGTGAAGGCGGTCATCGCCGAGAGCTTCGAGCGCATCCACCGGAGCAACCTGGTCGGCATGGGTGTCCTGCCCCTCCAGTTCAAGGAGGGCCAGAGCTGGAAGTCCCTGGGCCTGACCGGCCGGGAGACGCTCGACATCGCCGGCATCGCCGGTGAGCTCAGGCCCCGTCAGGACGTCGAGGTCGTGGCCCGGCGGGAGGACGGCGGCGAGGTCCGGTTCACGGTCACGCTCCGGCTCGACTCCGTGGTGGAGATCGAGTACTACCGCAACGGCGGGATCCTCCAGACGGTCCTGCGCCGGATCGTCAAGGGCAACTGA
- a CDS encoding ABC transporter ATP-binding protein, producing the protein MLQAPEVAGPVLSVEGVSFSFRQGRQVVQVLKDVSLRVEAGEFVTLIGPSGAGKSTLFRIVAGLLEPSAGRIRLRGGRGGVAYMPQRDCLMPWRTVLGNAALLLELRGVSRREARERAMALLPEFGLDGTADRFPHQLSGGMRQRVAFLRTVLGSQELLLLDEPFGALDALTRTAMQDWLLGLWERLHKAVLFITHDVEEAVLLSDRVYVLGGRPATVVGEVRIDLPRPRSSHLVTDPGFVAYRRRLLGLLRGAIG; encoded by the coding sequence GTGCTGCAGGCACCGGAGGTGGCCGGACCGGTCCTGTCGGTGGAGGGGGTCTCCTTCTCGTTCCGTCAGGGCCGGCAGGTGGTCCAGGTACTGAAGGACGTGAGCCTGCGGGTCGAGGCCGGGGAGTTCGTCACCCTGATCGGCCCCAGCGGCGCGGGCAAGTCCACCCTGTTCCGCATCGTCGCCGGGCTCCTGGAGCCGTCGGCCGGCCGGATCCGGCTGCGGGGCGGGCGCGGCGGCGTCGCCTACATGCCCCAGAGGGACTGCCTCATGCCCTGGCGGACCGTGCTCGGCAACGCCGCCCTGCTGCTCGAGCTTCGAGGCGTCAGCCGGCGGGAGGCGCGGGAGCGGGCCATGGCGCTCCTGCCCGAATTCGGCCTGGACGGCACCGCCGATCGCTTCCCGCACCAGCTCTCCGGGGGCATGCGCCAGCGGGTGGCCTTCCTCCGGACCGTCCTGGGCAGCCAGGAGCTGCTCCTCCTGGACGAGCCCTTCGGTGCCCTCGACGCCCTCACCCGCACGGCCATGCAGGACTGGCTCCTGGGCCTGTGGGAGCGCCTTCACAAGGCCGTGCTCTTCATCACCCACGACGTGGAGGAAGCGGTGCTCCTCAGCGACCGGGTCTACGTCCTGGGTGGCCGGCCTGCGACCGTGGTGGGCGAGGTGCGGATCGACCTGCCGCGCCCCCGCTCCTCCCATCTGGTGACGGATCCCGGGTTCGTGGCCTACCGCCGGCGGCTGCTCGGGCTGCTCCGGGGGGCGATCGGGTGA
- a CDS encoding ABC transporter permease: MTGGGLARQWAPPALLMAGLLAAWEAGCRLLRVPAFILPPPSAVAAALWEMREPLFRVHLPVTALEVAVGFVASGVVGVALAAAMRLSPHLARALYPLVVASQTIPVIAISPVFLLWFGYTLTQKVAVTVLISFFTVTVNTYDGLRSADPDLVDLLRAAGATRWQIFTRAEVPSALPLFFSGLKVAAAVSVIGATIGEWLGGEAGLGVFGRRMVSSLRAAPLFASVFLLSLLGIGFFLLIAWVERWAIPWHFREVQGRRSA, encoded by the coding sequence GTGACTGGTGGGGGCCTCGCGCGGCAGTGGGCGCCCCCCGCGCTCCTGATGGCCGGCCTCCTGGCCGCCTGGGAGGCGGGATGCCGGCTCCTGCGGGTGCCGGCCTTCATCCTGCCGCCGCCGTCGGCGGTGGCGGCGGCGCTCTGGGAGATGCGGGAGCCGCTCTTCCGGGTCCACCTGCCGGTCACGGCGCTGGAGGTCGCCGTCGGGTTCGTGGCGTCGGGCGTGGTGGGGGTGGCCCTGGCGGCGGCGATGCGGCTCAGCCCGCACCTGGCCCGCGCGCTCTACCCCCTGGTCGTGGCCTCGCAGACCATCCCGGTCATCGCCATCTCGCCGGTCTTCCTGCTCTGGTTCGGCTACACCCTGACCCAGAAAGTGGCCGTAACCGTCCTCATCAGCTTCTTCACGGTGACGGTCAACACCTACGACGGGCTGCGCTCGGCCGACCCGGACCTGGTCGACCTGCTCCGGGCCGCCGGCGCCACCCGGTGGCAGATCTTCACGCGGGCGGAGGTCCCGTCCGCGCTGCCGCTCTTCTTCTCCGGGCTCAAGGTCGCGGCGGCGGTGAGCGTGATCGGCGCCACGATCGGCGAGTGGCTCGGGGGCGAGGCCGGCCTGGGGGTGTTCGGGCGGCGGATGGTGTCGAGCCTGCGTGCCGCCCCGCTGTTCGCGTCCGTCTTCCTGCTCTCCCTCCTGGGGATCGGCTTCTTCCTGCTGATCGCCTGGGTGGAGCGGTGGGCGATTCCGTGGCATTTCCGAGAGGTGCAGGGGAGGCGATCCGCTTGA
- a CDS encoding ABC transporter substrate-binding protein — MRIRAVMALLALGAFALTACGKAAGPAPSAPAAGAATSGQAAGPAASGQVPAQSGAQAGAQRPVRDVSVVLDWYPNAVHSFLYLAQENGYFEQEGLKVTFKMPAENPTDGIKLVGAGRETFALYYQPDVLVARANEQIPIVSLGAVVRHPLNAVMARQSKGFKSPRDLEGKTVGYPSIPLNLAIVRTMVKSAGGDPDKVTMKDIAWDLIPAVATDKVDAISGGYINHERVLLEKQGIPLTVFRPTDFGVPDYYELVVITGEKTAREDRALVEAFWRAAARGFADMKKDPRHALDVLQKHQAKEFPLDREVEEKSIQILLPLMDPGDGRAFGVQDAATWRQVAEWMKGQGLLKGDVKPDEAFITAGG, encoded by the coding sequence TTGAGAATCCGTGCAGTCATGGCTCTCTTGGCGCTCGGTGCCTTCGCCCTCACGGCCTGCGGGAAGGCGGCAGGCCCGGCGCCGTCGGCGCCGGCGGCGGGCGCGGCGACCTCCGGCCAGGCGGCCGGTCCGGCTGCGTCCGGGCAGGTCCCGGCGCAGTCGGGGGCGCAGGCCGGGGCGCAGCGGCCGGTGCGGGACGTGAGCGTGGTCCTCGACTGGTACCCGAACGCCGTGCACTCCTTCCTCTACCTGGCGCAGGAGAACGGGTACTTCGAGCAGGAGGGCCTGAAGGTCACCTTCAAGATGCCCGCGGAGAACCCCACCGACGGCATCAAGCTCGTCGGCGCCGGGCGGGAGACGTTTGCGCTCTACTACCAGCCCGACGTCCTGGTGGCGAGGGCGAACGAGCAGATCCCGATCGTCTCGCTGGGCGCCGTGGTGCGGCACCCCCTCAACGCCGTGATGGCCCGGCAGTCCAAGGGGTTCAAGTCGCCCCGTGACCTGGAGGGCAAGACCGTCGGCTACCCGTCGATCCCCCTCAACCTCGCCATCGTACGCACCATGGTGAAGTCGGCCGGAGGCGACCCGGACAAGGTGACGATGAAGGACATCGCCTGGGACCTCATCCCGGCCGTCGCCACCGACAAGGTCGACGCCATCTCCGGCGGCTACATCAACCACGAGCGGGTGCTGCTCGAGAAGCAGGGGATCCCCCTGACCGTCTTCCGCCCCACCGACTTCGGCGTTCCCGATTACTACGAGCTGGTCGTGATCACCGGTGAGAAGACCGCCCGGGAGGACCGCGCGCTCGTGGAGGCGTTCTGGCGCGCCGCGGCCCGGGGGTTCGCCGACATGAAGAAGGATCCCCGGCACGCCCTGGACGTCCTGCAGAAGCACCAGGCCAAGGAGTTCCCGCTCGACCGGGAGGTGGAGGAGAAGAGCATCCAGATCCTCCTGCCCCTCATGGACCCCGGCGACGGGCGCGCCTTCGGCGTCCAGGACGCGGCCACCTGGCGCCAGGTGGCGGAGTGGATGAAGGGCCAGGGGCTCCTCAAGGGTGACGTGAAGCCCGATGAGGCCTTCATCACGGCGGGCGGCTAG